A part of Prevotella melaninogenica genomic DNA contains:
- a CDS encoding helix-turn-helix domain-containing protein — protein MELLDKETFLEWMDRIMSRFDHLKQTIPDIPQCPMLNGEPLLDNQEVCMMLQVSKRTLQRYRDSGTLPFHIIYHKTWYLESEITAFMKHHFTENMKRKRKRKARG, from the coding sequence ATGGAACTATTGGACAAAGAAACTTTTCTTGAATGGATGGACCGGATCATGAGCCGTTTCGACCATCTGAAGCAGACCATTCCCGATATTCCCCAATGTCCGATGCTCAACGGCGAGCCGCTCTTGGACAATCAGGAGGTCTGTATGATGCTGCAAGTCAGCAAGCGAACCTTGCAGCGTTACCGAGATTCGGGGACGCTGCCTTTCCACATCATCTACCATAAGACATGGTATTTGGAGTCGGAGATAACCGCCTTTATGAAACATCATTTCACAGAGAACATGAAAAGGAAACGCAAGAGAAAGGCAAGGGGATAA
- a CDS encoding helix-turn-helix domain-containing protein gives MDVITIESKAYHDLVGKIEKILRYMEKEEQAKEEYENRLITNKDLAEILGISQRTFQRLRSSERIGYKIILGRCYYDLKDIEEAIHKKSLYCNPQNIKELRQNFLLKTKRTN, from the coding sequence ATGTCATTACAATTGAGAGTAAAGCCTACCACGATTTGGTAGGTAAGATAGAGAAGATACTCCGATATATGGAGAAAGAGGAACAGGCGAAGGAAGAATATGAAAACCGCCTGATAACCAACAAGGACTTAGCCGAAATACTCGGCATCAGCCAACGCACCTTTCAGCGGCTGCGGAGTTCGGAACGTATCGGCTACAAGATTATCCTTGGACGATGCTATTATGACTTGAAAGACATAGAGGAAGCGATACACAAGAAAAGCCTGTACTGCAACCCTCAAAACATCAAAGAGCTGAGACAGAATTTCCTGCTTAAAACCAAGAGAACGAACTAG